The Triticum urartu cultivar G1812 chromosome 5, Tu2.1, whole genome shotgun sequence genome contains the following window.
ACTGACTCGCAACCTTACGTCTTTTTCAAATAGCAAGAGATGTGAAGATTTGTGCAAAATCAGTGTATTGTACTACTATTTCATATTACACGGAGGTTTTATATATTTTCTGGACATTTTTCTACACCTCGAGCCCATTTTCTGTGCGAAATTACCTCTACCCGGATTCATAACTAGATGAACTAGAGCTCATCTAAACACCAATTGGTAAGACTCATCCTTATCGATTACTAGTTACATGAGCAAAGGGGGCACAGCACAAGGCGTTTGTCACCTGGAAAACGAggaaatctccaatgcaaatcaAGTTACACTAAAGACTTAACgggaaccatgtttcgatatattCAAAAAGTATTTAAAAGACGTTTGGGAAAGAAGTTGTCTGATAAACATGTGAAGTTAGAAGTTCAAAGTAGTGTGCATTTGGGAGCGAAGAAAAAAAATTACAAACTGTGCATGAATAGTGGCGTTATATAGGGTTGGACCAAAAGCTGGTAGTTCACGAGATTAATGAGCGCTCGATAGctcggctcgttaagctcgtaGCTCGATTCTTAATGATCAGAGTTAATCATTGATTTTAGCTTGTTAAGCTTAACGAACGAGTTAACGAGTTTCACGAGCAGCTCGTTAATACAATACACCGCATTTTTACCTTATGACGACAATTTATAGCACATCAGACCATCTATTCAATCAAATCGACACAACCTAGCCCATATGAGGCAACAAATTAACTAGTGCACATCCTTTTGTAGTCACCGTCTTACTTTATAAAACACACCAACACACTCATTTAGTAGGCCGTAACATAGTCTTGTCTGTGAACGAGTGCTCATGAGATCTCACGAGCTTAACGAGCTTCAAACGAACAGAGCCGAGCAGAGTTTTTCTGCTCGTTAAGTTTAACGAGCCTAGTCTTAACGTGCCGAGCAGCTCGTTGATCCACCCCTAGTGTTGTACTATTTGTCACTAATCATCCTTGAATTGGGGTCTTCCATACATGTTTGATGACATCGATCCCAAGTTTGATTTTTTACGTGCTTGTAGAACATCACCTTCCCAAATTTACTTCTTATTTTAGAAATTTCAGATTAATTGTAATATAGTTTGGAAAACGCTTGTGTTCACCCGACAGATCTACCTGCCCGCGTCAACCACCTTCGTGCCCGTCAAATCTTCATTGTCAGACAGTCGGGAGCCAACCTCCGCCACTTCACTTTCCTGCAACTTGACCCATGTTTCAGAATCATTTCCGTACTCGGCCTTTGTTGCAAACCACGTCGTCGCCGGGCTCTTTTGAAGGAGACGCTACAAGGATGTTCGGGTGGTGTAGGTCGTCGTTGGATTTCGCGGGAGACCGCCTCACCATGGGTGGGTGTTGTAGGGTGGGTCGTCGGAATTTCTGCAACAAGTCGGTGGTCGGTGATCGCAGTGCTCCGGCATGCTCATTGGTGTGCTCGTCATCGGAGAGGAGGATGGCGGCGAGGTGACTTGGTCAGAGGTCCCGACACTTGTCGGCAGCGGCGCGATGGCAAGGACGGGCGGCGCTGCTCCTCCCTCACCATCATACGATGGGAGATCACGGCGTACGACGGCGGATTTTTTTCTTGCAACATCCTCCCTACTGCAAGACAGATTTCTGCAACACCAGTGATGTTGTATAATTTTCTCCCATAGCACCACATAAAAGGTAAAGACAAAAAATAATCTCCAGCATTAGCTCTGGTGCAAAAAGATTCTGCACGAATACCTATGTTGCAAAAGTTCTGTAACATGAACTCTGTTGCAAATGTCCGAGTGCAGCAGCATCCTTGTTGCAAAGCTCGTCTGACGACCATCCGGCGTTAAATTAATGGCTCGTTAGGCGGGGGATCTTTCTTTTTCCGAACAAGTACGTACGTACACAAtcatacactcatccctatgaagCGCACACACACCCTATCCCTacgagcaccttcgagagacggAGCCGACACATCATCTTGAGATTCATGAAGTTGCCACATACGCCTTCCTAGTCGACGGGAGCACCTTCTCCCACTGAATGCACATCGCCGGAAGgcctgaaataaattcaggaaaATGCCAGCACCAATGTAAATGTATGACTTGAACTCTGATGGACCGGGGATACCACTGTCCTGTCCTACCACAGGTTGGTTGCGAGGCCGCCGACTGACGTGTAGCACTCCCTATAGGTTTTTGGCATGTTTTTCGTGATAACCTGGTTTTCACCGAATTTTTTTGATGGAAAAGAAAAACAAGGCGTTTGCTAGCAGCAAAGGTGCTGGCGCAAATTTGGTACACCAAAACAGGCAGCGACGGATGCAACGGAACGGCAGTGAGATCTGCACACAATTGAATTGAATCCGGCGGTTGCCACGCTCGCCTCGTGAACCGGTGGGCCCGGGCCCACCCCTCTCCCCCCCTCCCTCTCTGACAGGTCGCGCGTCGCGCAGCAATCCGTTCCCCCAAACCAAAGCAAAAGCCCCCGCCGGAGCGCTTCCCCGCCCCCCGATCCGACCGGCTCTCCGGCGCCCGCGGGCCCACGATGGCCCACTcgccggccggcgccgccgcgggGCTGCCGCTGGTGGTGTCGCTCAACTGCCTCGACGACCCGTCGCCGGAGCGGGAGCTGCTGGCGGGCGTGGCGGGGGTGGAGCACGTCTCCCTCTCCGCCGTCGGCTCGGGCCGCGTCgagtccgccgccgccgtcctgcTCCCGTCGCTCGCCTACCTGCCGCGCGCCGCGCAGCGCCGCCTCCGGCCCTGGCAGCTCCTGCTCTGCCTCGGCTCCCCCGAccgcgccgccgacgccgccgccgccgccgacctcggCCTCCGCCTCGTCCACGTCGACGCCAACCGCGCCGAGGAGGTCGCCGACACCGTCATGGCGCTCTTCCTCGGCCTGCTCCGCCGCACCCACCTGCTCTCGCGCCACGTCTCCTCCTCCcccgccgccgttgccgccggCTGCCTCGGCTCCGTCCAGCCGCTCTGCCGCGGGATGCGCCGCTGCCGCGGCCTCGTGCTCGGCATCGTCGGCCGCTCCGCCGCCGCGCGCTGCCTCGCCACCCGCAGCCTCGCATTCCGGATGAGCGTCCTCTACTTCGACCCGCGCTATCTGGTAAGCGCCCGATCTGCAACTTCCCTCCTGCGCTTCAGGAATTGCTTTCTGATGATTCGCAGTCAGTCTTTCACTAACCATTCAGGTTATGATATGAGGCTGGAATGCTGTGAGATTAATGCTCTCATTCGTCTGTGATTTTGACTAGTCTAGTACTACTGTTAGTCTTAAGTTGCTGAGTTATTAAGGTTCCTACCAATTTCTTCCTTCCTGGGAAGTACAAATGAAAAACACTGGTAACTTATGCAAAATTGGTACAAACTGTGGTGATTTTCCAAATCACACTCCTGCAAGTGCGCATAGGTGGGTGTATACTGTTGGTCGGATTTCGATTTTTCTAACTCCAGTATCGTGCCCTTTGAAGGCTGAAGGGAAAAAGCGGCGGCCTTCCATTGTATTTCCTGCTGCTGCTAGGAGAATGGATACTCTCAATGATCTGTTGGCAGCAAGTGATCTTGTTTCACTGCATTGTACATTAACAAATGACACAATGCATATACTTAATGGGGACTGCCTGCAACACATTAAGCCTGGTACGATTTTTCTTGCTTCTTTTTTTGTTCTGCTTGTTGCATTATAAGTTTATAGCACTTTCAGTACTCTGAGATCTAAAATAGTGAGTCGCTTTTCTTTTAAATTCCACAGGAGCATTCATTGTCAACACTGGTAGTTGCCAACTTATAGATGACTGTGCGCTCAAACAACTCTTGCTTGATGGTACCATAGCTGGTTGTGCATTGGATGGTGTTGAAGGTCCACAATGGATGGAAGCATGGGTATGGAATTTAAACTTATGATATGGATGTTGTCCGTAAATGGCCACTTGGGTTGGAATAAGTATATCTAAGATCGAACTGCATCATCATTCGAAAGCCATATTATTCCTGATATGGCTCCAATGAAGAGGAATCTCTGAAACAAAATGAAAGagaaaatatttattttattttaacaTTCCTTCATTTAGAAGTTGACCATTTTGTATAGCATTAAGATGTGTAGCACAGTAGCAGTGAAACAACAAACTAGCTACAAGACCTTTCTTGTCCAAACAGACAGACCATTAGTGTGAAGTAAGGGCAGGCAATTGGTGCCCCTTTTTACAGCTATCACTGTATTACTTGTTTCTCGGAAAATTGATGGCTAATATGTATTTGTTACAGGTTAGGGAGATGCCAAATGTTCTAATTCTTCCTCGAAGTGCAGACTATAGTGAAGAAGTGTGGATGGAAATAAGAGAGAAAGCAATCACAATACTACAGTCCTTTTTCTTTGATGGTGTTGTTCCAAGTAGTTCAATTTCTGATGAAGATGAGGAAATTAGTGAAGCTGGAAATGAAGATGATCAAGACAGAGGAACAAAAGATAACCATTCACAAGTTTTTGATGGCGAACATCAGACTGATGAAAGCCATTTAACTCTCAACCATGAAAAGAAAAGAGCCACATCCCAGTATAAAGAATCTCAAGCTCCAGGGCAATCATCACAAAATAGTGGCTCACGAACAGAAGGAAGGCGTAGTCGCTCTGGAAAGAAAGGGAAAAAAAGACCTGCTCACCGCAGATCTCAGAAAACAGACGACTTGTCTGCTGTAGAGAGTGACAGTAATTATTCCTTCCGCAGAGATGATGATAATGCAACGAGTGGCAGAGACCAGGTGGTAAGTTCAAGTTCACGGTTTGCTTCCCCTGAGGACTCAAAGTACAAGCAGAAATCTCCTGCTGAATCCCCAATGGAAATAACTTCGGAGAAGAAGTTACCTGTCGTGCTTGGTAGAAAATGCCCTGATACACTAAAAGATGGTTATGTTGTAGCTTTGAGAGCAAAAGATAATTCAGGGTTCCATGTTGCAAGACAAAGACTtgctggtggtggtggttggATCCTTGATGTTGTGTCAAATGCTACGAACAGGGACCCTGCTGCTCAGTTCCTTGTCACTTTCAAAAACAAGGTATGACTTTAGTTGTTCCCCTATCATTTTGGTTGTTGGTTGTTCAGTCTCATAGTTTATTCAAGTGCGATGCATATTCGGTACTAAAACGGTTAAACAAATTGACATTTCAGGATCTGATGGGATTACGATCCTTTGTTGCTGGTGGCAAACTGTTGCAGGTGATGTACACAATCTGTTCTGTTCTGTTTGACTTTAGAAAGTGCCTTTATCTGAACTTAACAACAAAAGGCAGCATTCACGTGTTGTATGCTCATAATTTTGGATTTGATGCTTTGTCGCTGTTACTTGTTTCACCTCAAGTTTTGTGGGTAGGAATACTCTACTTGCACAATTACTCTGTTGAAATTTTATACTAAAGATTCTTGATTGCCCTTAGTTAGCATGCAACCAACACATTCCTACCAGTGCATTTCTATTTTTTTTTCCGTAAAGTATACGTCTCCCAATCTTGATTCCATTGGAGCTAGTCAAAGTGGTTGGGAAATAGAAATTCTCTTGCGATCTTTCCTGATAGTGATACCCTCGGTTGACGACGCTTGACATGCAACCGCCTTTCAACATGTTAACAGATCAATAGGAAGATGGAGTTTGTGTTTGCAAGCCATAGTTTCGATATCTGGGAGGGCTGGGTGCTGGAAGTGGAAGGCTCCTTGCTGGAGGGGTGCAAGCTTATCAACAGCCGAAATTCCTTGGTACGTGCACTTTGCCATGGATTGATTCTCGATGTCGCTTTGAGAACAATgctgctactccctccgtccggaaaaaCTTGTCCCAAGCTTATCTCTCAAATGGGTGTATCTCGCACTAACTTGGTGCTAGATtcatccatttgagggacaagcttttttggacggagggagtatatttcaAAATACTTGTCTAGTTGTCTGTAACACCCTGGTTTCTGTTGGTTGGGATTTCTGTAGGCTGTATTGGACGTGTCCATTGAGGTACTCGCAGCTGCGAGCGAAGAAGATGGAGTCACCCGGTGGCTAGATTAGCCCTGCTGTGCTGAGATGAAAGAAAGAAATGAACTGACTCCTTGctgtttggtttggtttggttttGTGTGGTTTGCTGTCAATTTCGATCTAGTTTTGGCGTGTCTAGTATAGAATGGACCTAGTAGGCATTTTGTGTGTATCTGTTCTTATATAACTAGTAGTAGATCTAGTCTAGATCTGATCCTCTCCACTGTAAGGGCATCTCTAATcaaactttgaaaaacactcAGCTCCTTGAAAGATTTCGTTTTTGAGGAGGTAAGCCTCAAAAGTTCCCCCTCTTGCTCAAATTTGAGCAGCCGGCTACACTCATTGAAAGATTCCTTCGTCTCGTCTTCCCTCTATTCTGACAAAGTTTTTCTTGGTTTTCTTGTCGTTCCCACCCACCCCTGGTGAAATCCCATCGTATTCGAGGAGTTGAAGGATTTGCTAGGAATTCCAAATCGTTGTTCACGCCTCAACTCCCAGCTCCCAGCCATTCCACACGCTTCCTAACAGAGACGTGGTTATCTGAAGTGGATTCTTCCTTTTTTTTGTAGTAGATGCGAAACCTGCCGCTCAGTGCATATGAGGAAGCGTTTAAAAAGTTATTGCCTCCTTTCATCCATAAATAAGTGACGTGATTTTAGTTCAAACGGAGGGGGCAGTCGACGAGTTTGGTTGGAGACGAACTAAAGTTTGTGTTTTCTTCACCCGCGCAAAACAAAAAAAAGCTTGTGTTTTCTTCACAGCTTCTCGTTCCACGTGGAAACCGCGCGCAAGTTAGATGGCATTGTGTGATCGCCGCGACTGACTGACTCTACTATCTGTGTGTCACATGACGTAGTACTAGTCGGGTATTCTCCTCAGCATCTGCACGCCAATCACGTGCACGCCACACGTGAGGTGAGAGGATCGACGCAGACGCCGAGCTAGCTTCTTCACGTCTGTCCCGCCGGGCTATCGCCGGCAACACAACCGGTGGCTCACCAACCGCACCGCACGAATATTCGTACCGGCATACGGTAGTTTTGGTTGTGCATCCGTACGCACGCCACCAACCTCGCTGCTCTCTTCTCTCGTGCGTGTCAGGGGCCAAGATGGAAGTGGAGACGGCCGGAGGAGCAGCACAAAATTAGAGCAAGGCGTGAGGGCGACTCGGTGGACGGGACGGCGGCGTCCGGAGAAGGGCGCCGATCTGCGAGCAGGAGCAGGGAAGAAAGGTACGGACTGCTGCCGGCGTTGAGTGAGTCCAGTCCTCGCCGCAGCCGGCGTTGGACTTGTATGCCTTGGACCCGGCCGCTCCCTCGCTCGCGGATCACCGTCAAGCCACGAAAGTACGTGATGCACGGGCACGTGTGTGTCTCCCGTCCGCAAATGGAATGGAATGGAATAGTGCCATTTCTCTGGATGCGGAGTTTCCCAGATGAGTTTGGATAAACATTAAAATAAGAAcaaaattattatttttttaaaaaaaaatctgattttttttGACAAAAGTTTCAGGTGCTTGTAAAAATTCATCGTGAAATCACATTCTTAAAAGCCGTGTCAAATGAAGAAAAATCGATGCTCTGAAAATGCTATTTTTAAAAGCATTTGGGAGCACTGATTTTTTTTTAGCACAGACTCACGCTACAACAGAGAAATTTTGAACCCAAACATCTAGATTGGTCTTGTAAATTGACCGAGAGAATCGCCAGTGCCACAGCAGGACATTAGCGACAATGTTGCGAGCAACCAGCAAGGGTggtgatggtgatcatgacgaaaGACCAATGAGTTCTTCCTCTTCAAAATCTCCAATAGGGTGGCAGTCGCCATCGAGGATCGTAGGGGAGGGGAGGAGGGCATGCCAGGCAAGGGTGCGCCACGACAGAGATCTTTCATCGAGGAGACGACCGTCGGGGAGCATCACGTCCTAGATGGCCCGTGTGTGCGAGCACCTGAGGAACATATGCAGGGTGGATTCATCAGCACCGGCGAGTCAATGATGTGCCGGTGATGCAGTAGTCAAGCGTAGGGTAGGCGACGATTACATATACGTGTCATCTCTGTGTAGGGGCCATAAAACATGAGATTTCACCCTCCAAGCAAAGATAACAAAGATTATCTTCATGATGATGTCATGCGGTAAGTGGGTAGGTGGGGTGGCCTCAGACTCGGGGATAAGTTGCCGTCTCATCTAGGGATCGAGACAACGTGGGGTGCGGTGCACACAATGAACCGATCGCGCAAAGAATTACGAGAGGAACGAGCAAAGCTGGACGTTTTCTTTCTTTGTTTTGACGGGGTATAAAAAAGTGAAAAAAGTTTTGTTTCCAGTGCAGCCAGGACGACCTAATCGTACGTACAAGAGGCGAGGAAAAAACTTACCATTGATGTTGATCGAACGAGCTCGCAGGACGGGTCGCCACGAACACGAGCTTTTTCTGTTTTCCCTCCTCACCTCGACTTTGAACGGCCAAAACAGCAGCATATATGCACGTGCTACAACAGTTAGGGGATTTGAGACTTGTAGCGTAGTGTTTTTTTTCTTTGAAATGACAAGATTCCTGTGTAATATTTTTTTGTTCGAAAAGACAAGATTCCTGTAAAATTAATTAAGACGAAAATCGGTTAATTAAGTAAATGTAAGCGGAAACCCGATAGTCTAGTTAATTATGGAAACCGGACAAAAATCACCACAGTACCCACGCACACCGCTTCAAAGAGGGCCTCGACGAGGCAATGCACAAGCATCATCGTCATCACTCCTTCCCTAGATGTGTCATCATCATCCCTAAATCTTGAGCACATGAGTCTGATTTCACCGTAGGCGATCGTCGACTCAACCCACACTGTAAAAGGCCGTGTGGGGTTGTAGGAATAACCAAGCCAGAACCCAGCGACTTGCAACCACACAAATGCTACTCTGACTCTGACTGAGAACTACGAGGGAGAACTAGGCATGGCTAGCGCCGCAGAAGATCACCCAATGAACCACATGTTGCTCGTCATTGCAAGACTTCATAGCAACAAACAAGCCGAGACGATACCGCGGACACGCCATAGaagagccgactaccctcgatcATTGCCGTGTCTCCGACCTCGCTCCTGCATCATCGTTCCCGTAGACGCTTCGACGCCAACACCACCACCTTTCATGCCCAAGACACAAAGCTAGGTCGTCGACGCCCCCATGCCACCAACCACTCTGACACATGAGATTGCAAATCATCAACTAGCACCAAGGAGTGAGAAGCGCCTTCGAGGAAATATACAAGGCAATCGAGCCCCTCTCCCTTCCACTCCGACCCATAACGCCAGCGAAGAAGAGATGAGGAGAGAATGCTAGTAGGCGTGCGAGAAAGTATGGGTTAGGGCATCTCCACAACTAACCCCCAAATCAGACATCGCATCCATCAGCAGACATAAGAGAGCAGTCTGCATACACGGATGCGGGAGCCGGACATCCAACTGTAGCAACATACATTTCAAACCGGATCAACTAACCGGACGATTTCCATCAAACACGACAGAATTCATCTAAAGTTCAGATAAAAAATAGTACAAATCATCCATAAATAACATATAAATATGTCTAGTACAACAATAGTTCAAATGCAACAAGATTAACCGTGTGTTCAACTAGGTGTTCGCGGATGAATCATGTTATCCCACACATACTATCCCTTGAGTTTCATCCAACAATGTATATGCGTGAATGGTCTGCCCTTTGACATGTAGCTTATCACGGCAATGCGTGCAGGCTACACAACGTACAACAACAAATGAGTGAATGAATGAAGCAATCAATCAATATGTAgagcaagaagaagaaaaacttaTGATCTCCATGGTCGTCACGCGCAAGCCGATCAATCGCACCACAATACTTCATGACACAGTCCCGGATCGTGTACCATCGATACGCTAAGGATTTGACACCATGTTCATGGATGATGTGCATGTCATAGAGCGCAGTGTGCTTTCGCGCATGAAACGAACCATGCACGCACTGCCAAAAGGCTCCCTTCTGCTTCAGCCTATGAAGTCCGCAAATACGGCCAATCACACATCGTACAATAACTCTTCCCCCTTCACCTAGTATCCCACCATCCTTCTTACTCTAAAAATGACATGAAGTTCGAAAATAAGCCCAGTGACATTTGACCGAACACCTGTCGGGCGTGGTGTCCCCCATGGACAACATCGACAGGGGGGCGAAGGGTACCTGGCTGCAGACGGATCTTGGGTGAAGCATGCCGTTGTACAAGGCGAGAGGGTGCGTGGGTGGGGGCTGTGGACATCTCGCAATGCCTGGGCGGCGGCCAGAGAGTACATCGACAACATCGACCCAGGAGGGGACGGATGCAAAGCATGgggcgggggagggggggaggggggggagTGAAAAAGAATGGGACCGAAAGAAAGGATTTGAGTGGGCCGGCGGTGTCCGAGTCCTACGTGGCAGCGGTGTCCGAGTCCTACGTGGCAGCGGTACTAGAACATGGTAGCACGCGTTGCCGCGCCCGTTCATCTTAAGAATGAAATGACATaaaaatttgaaaataaaaatcTTGGTATTATAAATATTTGTTCCATCTGAATTAGAGTACATTAGATGAAAGGCCATAACAAATAATGTCATCACCCATCAATACAAAGGAGGATTCATAAGATAAAAGGTTTTGCTCTATGTTCTCATCGAAGCAAATTAAAATTAACAACAACACTCCGTCTCCATGTTTAACCTACTGCCATAAAGTGCACAACCACCGTTGTAACAATTGAATTAACATTGGAGAAATTCAAGCAATTTTTTTCTTAAACATGGCAGGGAGTACGTCATTGTTTATGAACACATCACTAAGATAGTGTGAATCGCCAAATGTACAAATATTTACTAAAATAAAATACAAAACAAACCGTCCTCATCGAATAGCAAAAAAAAAATGCCTAGCTAACCTAGACCTGCCACAGCACACGAACAAATGAATTGAGGCCTAAGGCGCCACGAGTGCTTGCTGGCAGCCACAGCAATGCTCAAGAGAGCTCGCAACCAAACGATTGAAGGAGCAACAATAGAAACAGCCCGTAAACAAAAAACAATAGAAACAGGTTCTCCAGGGAAGCagtgtatatatatatttgtAATCATAGTGGACTGCATTTTTCTGATGGCAAGCAACATATATATCTATAATCATGATGTGACTACCAAGCTACATGGTACAATTTGCTCATGTCGTTTGCTTGCTTTTCTTACACATACCCAAAACAACTTGGTAGACCATTAATTTGGAGCTGAGTGGGCATCT
Protein-coding sequences here:
- the LOC125511315 gene encoding C-terminal binding protein AN-like; the encoded protein is MAHSPAGAAAGLPLVVSLNCLDDPSPERELLAGVAGVEHVSLSAVGSGRVESAAAVLLPSLAYLPRAAQRRLRPWQLLLCLGSPDRAADAAAAADLGLRLVHVDANRAEEVADTVMALFLGLLRRTHLLSRHVSSSPAAVAAGCLGSVQPLCRGMRRCRGLVLGIVGRSAAARCLATRSLAFRMSVLYFDPRYLAEGKKRRPSIVFPAAARRMDTLNDLLAASDLVSLHCTLTNDTMHILNGDCLQHIKPGAFIVNTGSCQLIDDCALKQLLLDGTIAGCALDGVEGPQWMEAWVREMPNVLILPRSADYSEEVWMEIREKAITILQSFFFDGVVPSSSISDEDEEISEAGNEDDQDRGTKDNHSQVFDGEHQTDESHLTLNHEKKRATSQYKESQAPGQSSQNSGSRTEGRRSRSGKKGKKRPAHRRSQKTDDLSAVESDSNYSFRRDDDNATSGRDQVVSSSSRFASPEDSKYKQKSPAESPMEITSEKKLPVVLGRKCPDTLKDGYVVALRAKDNSGFHVARQRLAGGGGWILDVVSNATNRDPAAQFLVTFKNKDLMGLRSFVAGGKLLQINRKMEFVFASHSFDIWEGWVLEVEGSLLEGCKLINSRNSLAVLDVSIEVLAAASEEDGVTRWLD